The Pseudodesulfovibrio senegalensis genome contains the following window.
ACACCTGCGGCTTCATCGAGCCGGCCATCGAGGAATCGGTTTCCACCATTCTGGACGCCGTGGCCGACATGGAAGAACTGGATGGGCAACGTCCGGTGCTGGCCGTGGCCGGTTGTCTGGTCAGCCGCTTCGGCAGGGATCTGGTTGCGGAAATGCCCGAGGTGGACCTGTGGCTTTCCACGGACGAGCTGGACCAATGGCCCGCCATGGTGCGCGAGGCCTTGGGCCGCGAAGCCGACCCGGACCTGCCGCGCAGCCTGAGCACTGGCCCGGGCTACGCCTACCTCAAGATCAGCGAAGGCTGCTCCCACGACTGCCGGTTCTGCACCATTCCATCCATCCGCGGCCCCCTGAAGAGCTGGCCCGTGGACTATCTGGCTGCCGAGGCAAAGGCGCTGGTGGGGCAGGGCGTGCCGGAACTCATCGTGGTGGGGCAGGATTCCACGCACTACGGCGCGGACCTCGGGCCGGAAAACGATCTGCAGCAGCTTCTTGCACGCATTTTGCCCGTGCCCGGGCTGGAGTGGCTGCGGCTCATGTACCTGTATCCGGCCGGGCTTACGCGTACCCTGCTTTCGTTCCTGCGCGACGCGGGCAAGCCGTTTCTGCCCTATTTCGATATCCCCTTGCAGCACGCCCATCCCGAGGTGCTGTCCTCCATGGGCCG
Protein-coding sequences here:
- the rimO gene encoding 30S ribosomal protein S12 methylthiotransferase RimO — its product is MKVSADNIRVMTVSLGCPKNRVDTERLLGALGPGVEPVDEVAAARLVLINTCGFIEPAIEESVSTILDAVADMEELDGQRPVLAVAGCLVSRFGRDLVAEMPEVDLWLSTDELDQWPAMVREALGREADPDLPRSLSTGPGYAYLKISEGCSHDCRFCTIPSIRGPLKSWPVDYLAAEAKALVGQGVPELIVVGQDSTHYGADLGPENDLQQLLARILPVPGLEWLRLMYLYPAGLTRTLLSFLRDAGKPFLPYFDIPLQHAHPEVLSSMGRPFARNPEKVVERVREFFPEAALRTTFIVGYPGETDEHFQCLMDFVRATRFHHLGVFPYWPEDGTPAAAMDNQVPDAVKLERRDALMELQAEISGEIMAGYVGETLPVLVEEPSPEWPGLFVGRTWFQAPEVDGVTYVSAQPGTELAPGMIVEAEVEDAKTYDLVALA